A stretch of DNA from Candidatus Pseudomonas phytovorans:
TCAAACCGTTCGACCTGCGTGAGCTGGCTGCTCGCCTGCACACCCTGTTGCGGCGGGTGGCCGGGCGGGCGGTGAATGCGATCGAGCACGGCCCGCTGCGCTATGACCCGAGCAGCTGCGAGGCGACCCTGGCCGGCCAGCACGTTGACCTGTCGCGCCGCGAACAGGCGCTGTTGCAGGCGCTGCTGCAGAACCCCGGGCGGGTGCTGTCCAGCGAGCAACTGAAAGACTGCGTGTACGGCTTCAGCGACGAAGTCGAGAGCAACGCCCTGAACGTGCACATTCATCACCTGCGCCGCAAGCTGGGTAACGGCATCGTCGAGACCGTGCGTGGCCTGGGTTACCGGCTGGGCCCGGCACAGGCACCTGAAGAGGCCGCCTCATGAGCCTGCGGGTACGCCTGAGCCTGATTCTGGGCAGCGCCTTCGTGATCATCTGGGCGCTGGCCGCGGCGTGGATGCTGCGGGACTTGCGCCAGCAGATGATGTTTTCCCTCGACCAGCGCCTGGTGGCGTCGGCGCGCATGGTCGCCGGCCTGATCGACCAGCTGCCGCAACCGTTGACCGCCAAGGGCGAAGAGGCGCACTTTTCCGCCGACCAGTTCAGTGTGCCGGACGGCATGGCCTGCCAGGTCAGCTCGCTGCGTGGCGAGATCCTTGCCAGCAATCACAAGCACGATGGCACGATGGACGACGAGCGCAGCGGCTTCCGTGACCAGACCATCGACGGCGCATTGTGGCGCTCCTTCACCTATAACCACGGCGATGTGCGCATCACCACGGCCGACCGGCACATGGAGCGCGAGGCGCTGAACCAGTCGATCCTGCTGGCGGCTTCGGCACCCGTGTTGATGGCCTTGCTCGGCAGCTTGGGGCTGTTGTGGATCGGCCTGGGCAAGGGCCTGGAGCCGCTCAACCGCATGCGCGACGCCTTGCGCCGCAGGCGCGCGGACAGTGTCGAGCCGTTGCAGGTGGCGGGCATGCCCAGCGAGTTGCAGCCCTTGCTGGAGACCCAGAACCAGCTGTTCCTGCGGATTGCCCAGACCATCGAGCGCGAGCGGCGCCTGACCGACGATGCCGCGCACGAACTGCGCAGTCCGCTGACCGCAATCAAGACCCACCTGCAGGTCGCACGCATGACCGATGGCGCGGTGCGCGAGCAGGCGCTGGAGCATGCCGAGCAGGGTACCGACCGCATGCACCGCACGCTGGAGCAGTTGCTGATGCTGGCGCGGGTGGAAGGCAGCCTGTCGTTCGAGGATGGCGTGCAGTGCAGCGCGGAGCAGGTGGCCCGCCAAGCCGTGCAGGACGCTGGTGGGGGTGATAACCGGCGCATCGTCTTGCGTTTGCCCGAGGAGGCCACGCAGATTTACCTGGGCATGCCCGCACCGTTGGCAGTGGCAGCGCTGCGCAACTTGCTGGATAACGCCCTGCGCCATGGCGGCGAAGCGGCCGTTGAGCTGGAAGTACAGATGGCCGACGGCCAGGTGGGGTTCATGGTGCGTGACCATGGACCGGGGATTGCCGAAGGCGACCTTGAGCACCTGACCGAGCGTTTCTGGCGTAATGGGCACAGTGGTGGCTGTGGGTTGGGGTTGGCGATTGTGCAGGCAATCGTGCAGCGCTGTGCCGGTAGCCTGAGGTTCGACAGCCGCAGTGATGGGCTGCGGGTGCTGTTGCAGGTGCCGGCGCGCTCGGCCAGTTGACCTTCAATGCCTGTGCCGGCCTCTTCGCGGGCTTGCCCGCTCCCACAGGTATTGCTCATGGCCTGAAGTGCATGCGGTCCTTGTGGGAGCGGGCGAGCCCGCGAAGGGGCCGGCACAGGTGAAGTAAAATCCAGTAACAACTGCTAAATCCTCCCCGCACTCAAGCGTTTTCCAAGCGATAACTGCCCATTCGCTTGCTTGCGAGGATTCACCCATGTCCACCGCTTCCAGCCTTGCCCAGGTCGCCCCGGCCAGCGTGCCGCAACCCTTGTACGAATTCACCGACTCCCCTTTGCTGCAACGCCAGCAACAGCAGGAGTCCAACGCCCGCAGCTACCCACGTCGTATCCCGCTGGCACTCAAGCGTGCCCGGGGTATCTATGTGGAAGACGTCGAGGGCCGCCAGTTCATCGACTGCCTGGCCGGGGCTGGCACCCTGGCCCTGGGCCATAACCACCCGGTGGTGATCGAGGCGATCCAGCGTGTGCTGGCTGACGAGCTGCCACTGCACACCCTGGACCTGACCACCCCGGTCAAGGACCGCTTCGTCCAGGACCTGTTCGGCATCCTGCCCGAAGCGTTTCGCCGCGAGGCCAAGGTGCAGTTCTGCGGCCCGACCGGCACCGATGCCGTGGAAGCAGCGCTCAAGCTGGTGCGTGGCGCCACCGGGCGCAGCACCGTGCTGGCGTTCCATGGCGCTTATCACGGCATGAGCCAGGGCGCGTTGAGCCTGATGGGCAGCAACGGCCCCAAGCAGCCGCTGGGTGCGCTGCTGAGCAGTGGCGTGCAGTTCATGCCGTATCCCTATGATTACCGCTGCCCATTCGGCCTGGGCGGCGAAGCCGGGGTCAAGGCCAACCTCCATTACCTGGAAAACCTGCTGCTCGACCCGGAAAGCGGGGTGCCCTTGCCGGCGGCGGTCATCCTTGAGGTGGTGCAAGGTGAGGGCGGGGTCATCCCGGCCGATATCGAATGGTTGAAGGGTGTGCGCCGGATCACTGAGCAGGCCGGCGTGGCGCTGATAATCGATGAGATCCAGAGCGGCTTTGCCCGCACCGGGCGCATGTTCGCCTTCGAGCATGCCGGCATCGTGCCGGACGTGGTCACGTTGTCCAAGGCCATTGGCGGCAGCCTGCCGCTGGCGGTGGTGGTGTATCGCGACTGGCTGGATACCTGGAAGCCAGGCGCGCATGCCGGCACCTTCCGTGGCAACCAGATGGCCATGGCGGCGGGCTCGGCGGTGATCAACTACCTGGTCGATCACCGCCTGGGTGAGCATGCCGAGGCTATGGGACAGCGCTTGCGTCAGCATCTGCTGCAGCTGCAGCGCGATTACCCGCAGCTGGGTGATGTGCGCGGGCGTGGCCTGATGCTTGGGGTTGAGCTGGTGGACCCGCAGGGCAAGCTGGATGCCTTGGGCCACCCGGTAGCCAACCGTGAGCTGGCGGCCAAGGTGCAGCGTGAGTGCCTCAAGCGCGGGCTGATCCTTGAGCTCGGCGGGCGGCATGGTGCTGTGGTGCGTTTCCTGCCGCCGTTGATCATCAGCGGCGAGCAGGTCGATGAAGTGGCACAGCGTTTTGCCGAGGCGTTGATCGCGGCAGTCTGACCAATAGCCGGGGCCGCTTTGCGGCCCCGGCTATCTCAAGTCAATCGAAGGTCCGGCCAGCCCGCCAATAGCCCATCAAGGTCAGGCACTCGCGCGGCAAGCCGCGCTCCTTTATCAGGTAGCGGCGAATATCCATCACCGTGGCCGATTCCCCCGCCACCCAGGCATGAAACGCACTGTCGGCGCTGCTGGCCTGCTCCCACAGTATCCGCGTGTCAATATCCACGTCTTCCAGCTTTACCCGCCGCGTGGCTTGCCCCTGTGGCAGGCTGGCCAGTTCGCGCACCGCATGCTGCATGGCCTCACCCTGTTTGCAATTGAGCAATTCGCGCGGCAGCCAGTGAAGGTGGGTAGCGCTGCCGTGGCGCATGGGCAGGCAGTCAGCCTCCAGCGGCACCTCGATGAACGCCTGCACCGTCAACCCGGGCTGGTTATCGGCCAGTTGCTCAAGAATGCCGGCAATCGCCGGCAGCGCCGTTTCGTCACCGACCAGCAGTACGTTGCGCATGCCTTGCGGCGGCTTCCATTCATAGCCCCCGGGGTCGCCTTCATAGGCCAGGTTGGGGGCTACCATCTGCAAGCCGTCGCCCACCTGCGCGTGGGTGGCCCAAGCCGAGGCGGGGCTGTTGACCCCGTGCAGCACGAAATCGACATCCACCTCCAGCGCCTCGCGGCGTAGGGCGCGGATGGTGTAGGTGCGCATCGGCGGGCGTTGGGCTGGCGGCAAGGCGCTGTGTGCGGCCTTCCAGTGCAGGTCGTTGCTCAGGTTGGGCAGTGAACCATCGGCTGCGGGAAACAGTAGCTTGATCCGTTGGTCTGGCGCCAAGGTGGTCATTTCATCGACATCCGGGCCGGTGAATACCAGTCGCGTGAGTGAAGGGCTGAGCGCGATCCGCTGCTTCAGTTGTACATCGAAGAGCCGATAGCTGGGCTGTTTGCCGGTGAGCGCTTGAGTGACCCGCTTGCGCAGGTTGTTGGCCAGGGTGGAGAGCATCGCGAGGGCCGCCTTCTGGAGAATGGGTATGACGTTGAGACGAGTTGCCCGCGTGGCGATTTAACCCCGCAGCCCGGGCGCTCGCCAGTGGCCGGGGCTTTGGCTAAATCAGCTCGCGGTTGTTTCGTCTTTGAGGGATGACTGGGCCCTGTGGTCCCGCTTCCTATCGCTAAGGACGCATTGCATGAATGCCGAAAACTCGTTGAAACTCGCTCGCCGCTTTATCGAACTGCCGCCGGAGAAACGCCGTTTGTTCCTGGCCGGGCTACAGGCAGAGGGCATCGACTTCTCCTTGTTTCCGATCCCTGCCGATGTAGCCTGCGATGACCGCGACGGGTTGTCCTATGCCCAGCGACGCATGTCGTTTCTCTGGCAGCTGGACCCGCAAGGCGCTGCCTACAACCTGCCCATGGCCGTGCGCCTGAAGGGCAAGCTCGACCGGCCGGCCCTGCAGCAGGCGTTCGACCGCCTGGTTGCGCGCCACGAAAGCCTGCGTACGCGCCTGCGCGCCCAGGGCGATCATTTGTACCAGGAAGTCCTCCCGGCACAGGCGGTCGCCATCGTTGAGCAGGACCTCACTGCCTTGGCGGCGGCACAACGCGAAGCCCGTGTCGCCGCTCTGGCCGAAGCCGAAGCGCAGGCACCTTTCAACCTGCTGCAAGGGCCGCTGCTGCGGGTGAACCTGCTGCAACTGGCCGCCGACGAGCACGTGTTGCTGCTGACCCTGCACCACATCGTTGCCGACGGCTGGTCGCTGAACGTACTGATCGACGAGTTCGTGCGCCTGTACGACGCCGCCTGCCAGGGCAGCGAGGCGAACCTGCCGGCGCTGCCCATCCAGTACCGCGATTATGCGCTGTGGCAACGCAGCTGGCTGGAAGCCGGTGAGCAAGCGCGTCAGCTGAGCTACTGGCGCGACAAGCTGGGCGATGATCATGCCGTGCTGGAGCTGCCGTTCGATCACCCGCGTGTTGGCGCGCCGAGCCATCGTGGGGCGCGCCGTGAGCTGCAGGTAGACCCGGCGCTTGCCGAGCGCCTGAAGGCGTTGGCCAGCGCCCAGGGGGTCACCTTGTTCATGGTGCTGCTGGCATCGTTCAAGCTGCTGCTGCAACGCTACAGCGGCCAGCGCGCGATCCGTGTCGGCGTTCCGGTCGCCAACCGTCACCGCACCGAAGTAGAGGGGTTGATCGGCTGCTTCATCAACACTCAGGTGCTGCATACCGATATCGACCCGCTCATGAACGTGAGCCAGCTGCTCGGCCGGGTCAAGGACACCGCCCTGGGCGCCCAAGCGCACCAGGACCTGCCGTTCGAGCGCCTGGTCGAGGCGCTGGAGCTGGATCGCAGCAGCGCGCAAAGCCCGTTGTTTCAAGTGTTGTTCAACCACCAGGCGGCCATCGCCGACGCCGGTCAGATTCGTCTCGGCAGCGGGCTGACACTGGAAAAAGTCGCCCTGGACAAGCACAGCGCCCGCTTCGACCTTGCCCTTGATACCTATGAAAGTGCCGGGCGCCTGCACGCCGTATTCACCTACGCGCTGGATGTCTTCGAAGAAGCCACGATCACTGCGTTCGGTGAGGACTGGCTGCGCCTGCTCGACGGGCTGACCCAAGCGTCTGCAACTGCGGTCGGTGAGCTGCCTTTGGCGACCCGGGCGGCGCACGCGGTGGAGTGGCAGGCTGCCGGGGCAGCAGAACCCGACGTTTGCATCCATCACCTGATCGAATCGGCCGCTGACCGCAACCCGCAGGGCCTGGCGGCAAGCGGCGACGCCGGTCAGATCAGCCATGCCACTTTGCAGGCGCGCTCCGATGCCCTGGCCCAGGCGCTGCTGGATCGCGGCGTGCAGGTGGACCAGCGGGTCGGCGTGGTCGCCGACCGCTCCTGCGAGATGCTCATCGGCATCCTGGCCGTGCTCAAGGCCGGTGCCGCCTACCTCCCGCTGGACCCTGAACAGCCTCAGGCGCGCATCGACTTCATGCTTGCTGACAGCGCGGTCAAGTGGGTGCTGGGCCGAGCGGGGCAGATCAGCCTGCCGGAAGGCGTGGCAGCAGTCGACGTGGAGGGCGAGTACCCCTTGGTCTCGGCGCCCAGGGTGGCGGTGCATGCCGACAACCTTGCCTACGTCATCTACACCTCCGGCACCACCGGCAAGCCCAAGGGCGTCGCGGTCAGCCATGGCGCCCTGGTCAACTACGTGCGCGGCGTCAGCAAACGCCTGCCAATGGGCCAGATCGGCAGCCTGGCGATGGTCACCACGCCGGCGGCTGACCTTGGCCACACCATGCTCTTCGGTGCCCTGTGCCACGGCAAGACCCTGCACATGCTGGCCAAAGAGACTGTGCTCGATGCCGAGGCCTTCGCCGCCTATCTGCAAGCGCATGCCATCGACGCACTGAAGATCGTCCCCTCGCACTTGCAGGCCATGCTTGCCGCAGGCGCTGCGGCCTTGCCACGGCGCTGCCTGGTGGTTGGCGGCGAAGCCTGCAGTACGGCGCTTCTGGGCCGGATCAAGGCGTTGGCGCCCGGCCTCGACGTGATCAACCACTATGGCCCTACCGAAACCACAGTGGGCGTGCTTACCCATACCCTGCAGGATCGGCCGCTGCTCGGTCAGCCGCTGCAAAACCTGCGCACCCACGTACTGGACAGCTGCCTGCAGCCCGTCCCCGGCACGGCCAGGGGCGAGCTGTATATTGCCGGTGCAGGTCTGGCGCGTGGCTACCTCGGCCAGGCGGCGCTGACCGCCGAGCGCTTCGTGCCCGACGCCAATGGCAGCGCAGGTGCGAGGATGTACCGGACCGGCGACTGGGTACGCCTGAACGCTGATGGCGAACGGGTCTTCGCCGGGCGTATTGATGGCCAGGTGAAGATCCGTGGCTACCGCGTCGAACTGGCCGAAATCGATGCCTGCCTGCGACAGTTGCCGGGGATCGAAAACGCCGTGGTGCGCGTGGTAGGTGAAGGCGCCGATCGGCAGCTGGCCGCCTACCTGGTACCGCAACACTGGGCTGCACAGGAAGAGGCACGCCAGGGCGTGGTCGACGGCATTCGCGCGGCGCTGAAACTGGCCCTGCCTGAGCACCTGGTGCCGCAGTACCTGATGCTGCTGGAGCGCCTGCCGGTAACCCTCAACGGCAAGGTCGACGTCAAGGCATTGCCTGAACCGGTCGCTGTCACCGCCCTTTACCGCGCGCCCGAGACCGCACTGCAGCAACAGGTCGCGGCCATCTGGGCCGACGTGCTGCAACAGGCCCAGGTAGGCCTCGACGACAACTTCTTCGCCTTGGGCGGGCATTCGTTGCTGGCGACCCAGGTGGTTTCGCGGATCAGGCAGCAGTTGCGCCTGGACGTGGCCTTGCGGGTGCTGTTCGACACTGCCGACCTGTGCGCCTTCGCCGAGGCCCTGCAAGGGCTGGAGCAGGTTGCAGGGGGCGAGATCCGGGCGCTGGAACGCACCGGGCCGCTGCAGGTTTCGCATGCCCAGTACCGCCAGTGGATGTTCTGGAAGCTGCACCCGCAGAGCACCGCCTACAACACCCCCTTGGCCATCCGCTTGCAAGGGGAGGTCGACCGGTCGGCCCTTCAAGCCGCGTTCGACGCGCTGGTGATGCGTCACGAATCTCTGCGCACGGTGTTCGAAGAGCACGATGGCATCCCCCAGCAGCGCATCCTGCCGGCTGCGTCGCTGCCAATCGAATACCATGACCTCGGCGCGGCGGACGGCGGGGCGCTGCGCCAGCGGATCGAAGACGAAGCGCTCACCCCATTCGATCTCGAACAGGGCCCGCTGATCCGGGTCAAACTGTTCCAGGCAGGCCCGCTGGAGCAGCAGGAGCAGGTGCTGACGGTGCTGCTGCACCACATTGTCTCGGACGGCTGGTCCATGAGCGTCATGGTTCGCGAGCTGGCCGCCGCCTACAACGCCCACGCCACCGGGCAGCGGCTGGAACCCCATGCGCTGGCGGTGCAATACGCCGATTACGCCGCCTGGCAGCGCGAACGCCTGGCCGCAGGCGAGCTGCAGGCCCAGCTGGCATTCTGGAAAGCCACCCTGGAAGACGATTTTGCCGTCCTTGAGCTGCCGTCCGACCGTATCCGTCCCCAGGTGCAAAGTTACCGCGGGGGGCGCGTGGATGTGCTCCTGCCTGCCGCCCTTACGGCCGACCTGCAGGGCCTGGCAGTTGCCGCCAATGCCACGCTGTTCCATGTCTTCCTGGCGTCGTTCGCATTGCTGCTGTCGCGCTACAGCGGGCGCGAAAAGCTCAACATCGGTATCCCGGTGACCAACCGCAATCGCCTTGAGCTGGAAGGCCTGATCGGGTTCTTCGTCAACACGCTGGTCGCTCGCGTGGATGTCGACCCGTTGCAGTCCTTCAAGGGCTTGTTGCTGGGGGTCAAGGAAACCACCCTGCAGGCTCAGGCGAACAAGGACATCCCCTTCGATGTGCTGGTGGAAGAGCTCAAGCCTGAGCGGGGGTTGGGCCACAACCCACTGTTCCAGGTCATGTACAACCACTTGAGTAGCCTTGGCGAGCGGGTCTCTGGCGACAGCGTGCAAGGCCTGAGTGTCACGGAAGTCGACCTGGTCGAGCACACCACGCAGTTCGACCTCTCTCTGGACACCCTTGAACGCAGCGACGGGGTGCTTGCTTCCTTCGGCTATGCATCGGACCTGTTCGACGTCGAGCGTATCGAGCGCCTGGCATCGGTCTGGGTCAACCTGCTGGGTGCACTGGTCAGCGCGGCGACATTGCCGGTCGCCGAGCTGGCGCTGCTCACGCCAGCCCAGCACAAGCGGGTGCTTGAAACCGGCGACCAGCCCCCTTTGCGTTTCGCCGAAGACCTTGGCGTGCATCAGCTGTTCGAGGCACAGGTGCTGCGCGCACCGCAGGCCACGGCACTGGTGCTCGATGACCAGACCCTGACCTACCAGGCACTCAACCGCCGCGCCAACCAGCTGGCGCACAAGCTGCGCGAACTTGGCGTGGGGCCTGACATGCGTGTCGGCATCGCCGTGGAGCGCAGCCTGGACATGGTGGTAGGCCTGCTGGGTATCCTCAAGGCCGGTGGTGCCTACGTGCCGCTCGACCCGCAATACCCGCAGGAACGCTTGCGTTTCATGATGCAGGACAGCGGCATTCACCTGCTCCTGACCCAGCCTCACCTGACACCGACGCTGCCGATTTCACCCGCAGTGGCCTGCCTGGAAATGCAGGCGGATGAGCAGTGGCTGGGCAATTGCAGCGCAGACAACCCGGTGAGCCTGACCGTCGCCGACAACCTTGCCTATGTGATCTACACCTCTGGCTCCACCGGCAAGCCCAAGGGTGTGGCTGTCGCCCATCGTGAGCTGTCGGTGTTCTGCAGCGTGGCCGCCGACTATTCGCGGCTCGACGCCAGTGACCGGGTGTTGCAGTTCGCCACGGTCAACTTCGATGGCTTCGTCGAGCAGCTTTACCCGGCATTGTGCTGCGGTGCCCGGGTGGTCATGCGTGGGCCGCAGCTATGGGACATCGAGACCCTGAAGCAGGCCATCGTCACCCACGGCATCACCGTGGCCGACCTGACCACCGCCTACTGGCGCATGCTGGCTGCAGAAAAGCTGCCGGCCGGCGCCTGCGCCTCGCTGCGTCAGGTGCACGTGGGCGGCGAAGCCATGCCGATGGAAAGCCTCGGCGACTGGTACGCCAGCGGTCTGCAGCAGGTTCGTCTGCTCAATACCTACGGGCCTACCGAAGCCACCGTGGTCACCACCGTGCAGGACTGTGCCGGTTTGCAGCCCGGCGCTGGTGGCAAGGCCATCGTGCCGATCGGCCGTGCAGTGGGCGGCAGGCTGACCTACGTCTGTGACGATGGCCTTGCCCTGGCCCCGGCCGGCTGGGTGAACGAACTGCTGATCGGCGGGCGCGGCTGCCTCGCCCGCGGCTATTTCAACCGCCCGGCGTTGACCGCCGAGCGGTTCATTCCCGACCCGTTCGACCCGGTCGGCGGCGGCCGCCTGTACCGCACCGGCGACCTGGCGAGCTACCGTGCTGATGGTGTAATCGACTATGTCGGCCGTATCGACCATCAAGTCAAGATTCGCGGCCTGCGCATCGAGCTGGGCGAGATCGAAGCGCGGCTGCAAGAGCATGCCAAGGTGCGCGAGGCACAGGTGATCGACATCGACGGGCCTACCGGCAAGCAGTTGGTGGGCTACTTGGTGATCGAGGGCGGCCTTGAACAGCAGGATGCGCTGCGCACTGACCTGGCCAGCCACCTCAAGGCGGCATTGCCGGACTACATGGTCCCGGCGCACCTGATGTTCCTCGGCGAATTGCCGCTGACGCCGAATGGCAAGCTGGACCGCAAGGCACTGCCAAGGCCCGACCTGAACCTTGACCAGCCTGCCTATGTGCCGCCGCGCAGTGAGCGCGAACAGCAGATTGCGGCCATCTGGGCCCAGGTCCTCAAGGTTGAGCGCATCGGCCTTACCGATCATTTCTTCGAACTGGGCGGGCACTCGTTGCTGGCCACTCAGGTGACCTCGCGCATCCGCCAGGCCCTGGGCCTTGAAATACCCCTGCGCACGCTCTTCGAAGCCCCGGTGCTGGCTGATTTCGTCGCGTTGACAGGGCAGGGTACGCAGGCGCCCGCGCCGGCATTGCTGCCGGTGGACCGTACGCAGCCACTGGCCTTGTCCTACGCCCAGCAGCGCCAGTGGTTCTTCTGGCAGATGGCCCCTGAAAGCACCGCCTACAACATGGCCACGGTGCTGCGGCTGCGCGGCAATCTGGCCGAGGATGCCTTGCGCCTGAGCTTTGAAGCGCTGATCGCGCGACACGAGACCCTGCGTACCACCTTCCGCCAGGCAGGCGACCATGCCCTGCAAGTGATTCACCCGGCGCAGCCATTCAACCTGGCAAGCGAGCGGGTTGACCTTGGCGCGGGTAAGCAACAGGCAGCGCTGCTCAAGCGCCTGGTAGAGGCAGAGACCCAGCGCCCCTTCGACCTGGAGCACGGGCCGTTGCTGCGGGTGAAGCTGCTGCGCGTGGCCGAGGATGACCATGTGCTGATACTGACCTTGCACCATATCATCTCCGATGGCTGGTCGATGCCGGTGATGGTCGATGAGCTGGTGCAACTGTACGAAGGGCTGCGCACCGGGCAACCGGTCGAGCTGGCTGGGCTGCCTGTGCAGTACGCCGACTACGCGGTATGGCAGCGGCAGTGGATGGAGGCCGGTGAGCGAGAGCGCCAACTGGACTACTGGAAGGCCCAGCTGGGCGACCGCCAACCGGTGCTCGAACTGCCCGCCGACCGCCCGCGCCCGGCTAACCAGGACTTTGCCGGCGCCAGTTTCGCCATCGACCTGGACCGCGACCTGGTGCACGCGCTCAAGGCATTGGCCCAACAGCAGGGCGTCAGCCTGTTCATGCTGCTGCTGGCCAGTTTCCAGACCTTGCTGCACCGCTATTCGGGGCAGGACGACATCCGCGTCGGGGTGCCGATCGCCAACCGCAACCGCCTGGAAACCGAGCGCCTGATCGGCTTCTTCGTCAACACCCAGGTGCTCAAGGCCGAATTCGACCTGCACACCACCTTCAGCCAGTTGCTCGAACAGACCCGCCAGACTGCCCTGGCGGCCCAGGGGCATCAGGATCTGCCGTTCGAGCAGTTGGTCGAGGCCCTGCACCCCGAACGCAGCCTGAGCCACAGCCCGCTGTTCCAGGCACTTTACAATCACCAGACCGAGCTGCGCGGGCAGGCGCGCAGTTTGCCCGGGCTAGAAGTCGAAGGCCTGGCCTGGGAGCGTTATACCGCTCAGTTCGACCTCACCCTGGACACCTTCGAGCATGCCGAAGGCCTGGGTGCCTCGCTGGTATACGCCACGTCGCTGTTCGATCGCCCGCGCATCGAGGCACTGGCGCAGCACTGGTGCAACCTGCTGGCCGATATCGTGCGTCAACCCGATCAGCGCGTCGCCGAGCTGGCGATGCTGGGCAGCCAGGAGCGCGAGCATTTGCTGGCGACGTGGGACCAGACCGGCGACGACCACCCGGACGACCGTTTCGTCCACCAACTGTTTGCCGACCAGGTCGCCCGTGCGCCCGAGGCCGTGGCCATCCGTTTCGACGACCAGCGGCTGAGCTACAGTCAGCTCGATGCCCAGGCCAACCGCCTGGCGCGCCGCCTGGTCGAGCTAGGTGTCGGCCCCGAGGTCAGGGTCGTCATCGCCATGCGCCGCTCCACCGAGATCATGGTGGCGTTCCTGGCGGTGCTCAAGGCCGGCGGCGTGTATGTGCCGCTGGACATCGCCTACCCGCAGGACCGCCTGCGCTACATGATGCAGGACTGCGCCGCGGCGTTGGTGCTGACCCAGAGCGATGTGCTGGGCAGCCTGCCGATCCCTGAAGGCTTGCCGACGCTGGCGGTGGACTTGCCGGCCGCCTGGCAGCAAGGCCCGGACACGGCACCTGAAGTGGCGCTGGACAAGCACAACCTTGCCTATGTGATCTACACCTCGGGCTCGACCGGCATGCCCAAGGGCGTGGCAGTGGCGCATGGGCCGTTGGCCTCGCACATCCTGGCCAACGGTGAACGCTATGCAACCGGCCCGCAGGATTGCGAGCTGCACTTCATGTCCTTCGCCTTTGATGGCGCCCATGAGGCGTGGATGCACCTGCTGATCAACGGCGCCAGTGTGCTGGTGCGCGACGACAGCCTGTGGCTGCCCGAGCAGGCCTACGCCGAGATGCACCGGCATGGCGTGACGATTGCGGTGTTCCCGCCGGTGTATCTGCAACAGTTGGCCGAGCATGCCCTGCGCGTGGGCAACCCGCCGCCGGTGCGCATCTACTGCTTTGGCGGTGATGCGGTACCGCAAGCCGGCTACGAGCTGGCCTGGCAGGCCCTGCGCCCGCAATACATCTTCAACGGCTACGGGCCGACCGAAACCGTGGTCACGCCGTTGCTCTGGCGCGCATCGCCAGGCGATGCCTGCGGTGCGGCCTACGCGCCTATCGGCCGCCTGGTCGGGCGTCGCCGCAGTTATGTGCTCGACGCGAGCCTCAACCTGGTGCCGTTGGGTCACAGTGGCGAGCTGTTCCTTGGCGGGCTGTGCGTGGCGCGTGGCTACCTCGACCGCCCTGGGCTGACCGCCGAGCGCTTCGTTCCCGACCCGTTCGCCGCCAACGGCGAGCGCGTCTACCGCAGCGGTGACCTGACCCGCAGCCGGGCCGACGGCGTGGTCGACTACCTGGGGCGTATCGACCACCAGGTGAAGATCCGCGGCTTCCGCATCGAGCTTGGTGAGATCGAGGCGCGCTTGCAGGGTCACCCCGCAGTGCGTGAAAGCGTGGTCATCGACATCCAGGGCCCTGGCGGCAAACAGTTGGCTGCGTATCTGGTCTGCGCGGACGTGCAGGCCGATGACCTGCAGGGGCAGAGCCTGCTGCGCGGTGAGCTGCGCGAGCACCTCAAGGCAAGCTTGCCGGACTACATGGTGCCCAC
This window harbors:
- a CDS encoding aspartate aminotransferase family protein, with amino-acid sequence MSTASSLAQVAPASVPQPLYEFTDSPLLQRQQQQESNARSYPRRIPLALKRARGIYVEDVEGRQFIDCLAGAGTLALGHNHPVVIEAIQRVLADELPLHTLDLTTPVKDRFVQDLFGILPEAFRREAKVQFCGPTGTDAVEAALKLVRGATGRSTVLAFHGAYHGMSQGALSLMGSNGPKQPLGALLSSGVQFMPYPYDYRCPFGLGGEAGVKANLHYLENLLLDPESGVPLPAAVILEVVQGEGGVIPADIEWLKGVRRITEQAGVALIIDEIQSGFARTGRMFAFEHAGIVPDVVTLSKAIGGSLPLAVVVYRDWLDTWKPGAHAGTFRGNQMAMAAGSAVINYLVDHRLGEHAEAMGQRLRQHLLQLQRDYPQLGDVRGRGLMLGVELVDPQGKLDALGHPVANRELAAKVQRECLKRGLILELGGRHGAVVRFLPPLIISGEQVDEVAQRFAEALIAAV
- a CDS encoding response regulator transcription factor, coding for MHVLLCEDDDLIAAGICAGLTAQGLTVDRVGNAAAARAMLQAAQFDVMILDLGLPDEDGLKLLRRLRQQGVDLPVLVLTARDAVTDRVDGLQAGADDYLLKPFDLRELAARLHTLLRRVAGRAVNAIEHGPLRYDPSSCEATLAGQHVDLSRREQALLQALLQNPGRVLSSEQLKDCVYGFSDEVESNALNVHIHHLRRKLGNGIVETVRGLGYRLGPAQAPEEAAS
- a CDS encoding siderophore-interacting protein, whose protein sequence is MLSTLANNLRKRVTQALTGKQPSYRLFDVQLKQRIALSPSLTRLVFTGPDVDEMTTLAPDQRIKLLFPAADGSLPNLSNDLHWKAAHSALPPAQRPPMRTYTIRALRREALEVDVDFVLHGVNSPASAWATHAQVGDGLQMVAPNLAYEGDPGGYEWKPPQGMRNVLLVGDETALPAIAGILEQLADNQPGLTVQAFIEVPLEADCLPMRHGSATHLHWLPRELLNCKQGEAMQHAVRELASLPQGQATRRVKLEDVDIDTRILWEQASSADSAFHAWVAGESATVMDIRRYLIKERGLPRECLTLMGYWRAGRTFD
- a CDS encoding ATP-binding protein; this translates as MSLRVRLSLILGSAFVIIWALAAAWMLRDLRQQMMFSLDQRLVASARMVAGLIDQLPQPLTAKGEEAHFSADQFSVPDGMACQVSSLRGEILASNHKHDGTMDDERSGFRDQTIDGALWRSFTYNHGDVRITTADRHMEREALNQSILLAASAPVLMALLGSLGLLWIGLGKGLEPLNRMRDALRRRRADSVEPLQVAGMPSELQPLLETQNQLFLRIAQTIERERRLTDDAAHELRSPLTAIKTHLQVARMTDGAVREQALEHAEQGTDRMHRTLEQLLMLARVEGSLSFEDGVQCSAEQVARQAVQDAGGGDNRRIVLRLPEEATQIYLGMPAPLAVAALRNLLDNALRHGGEAAVELEVQMADGQVGFMVRDHGPGIAEGDLEHLTERFWRNGHSGGCGLGLAIVQAIVQRCAGSLRFDSRSDGLRVLLQVPARSAS